The DNA sequence CCATGCCCGGGCCGACGCCGGCGCGTTCGAGCAGCGCCCGCGTCGTCGGCGCCACCACCCGCCCGAGGATCCGCAAGCGGTCGACGCCGCGGGCGCCGCCGTGGATGACGTAGCGGCGCGCATCGTCCGCGCCCATGTCACGCCTCCCTTCGGCGCGCCGGCGCCGGCCGCGGCGAGCGCGGCGTCACAGCATCTCCGCGGCGACGTGGGCGGCGCCGAGCAGCGACGCCTTCGGCGTCAGGATCACCGACAGCGGCATGCGTCGCAGCAGCGCCTGGTGCGGCGCCTTGTCGAGGAAGGCGCGCAGGAAGCTGCCGCCGGTGATCTTCGGCAGCAGCTTGGTGACGATGCCGCCGCCGACGTAGACCCCGCCCACCGCCAGCGCGCTGAGCGCCAGATTGCCGGCCTGCGATCCGTAGAGCGACACGAACAGCTCCACCGCCTCGACGCACACCGGGCACCCGCCGGACACGCCGAGCTCGCCGATGACCGCGCTCGCATCCCCGGCGGCGAGCCGCGCCTGCACCGCGGGCTCGATGCGGCGCCCCTCGCCCTCGACGAGAAACGCGAAGAGGTTGTGCAGACCGGGGCCGGAGAGCACGCGCTCCCAGGTGACGCGCCCGACCCGCGGCCGCAGGAACTGCGCCAGCGCGTCCTCGCGCGCGTCGCGCGGCCCGAAGTCGACGTGCCCCCCCTCGCTCGCCGACGGGTGGTAACGGGCGCCGTCCCAGAACAGCAGCCCCTGCCCCAGCCCGGTGCCGGCGGCGATGACGGCGCGGTTGCCGGGGAACGGCGAACCGGCGCTGAGCACCAGCAGGCTCGCGTCGTCGAGGTGCAGCGCGCCGTAGGCGGTGGTCTCCAGATCGTTGAGCAGGCGCACCGCGGGACAGCCGATGCGGCGCGCCAGCGCCGGCGCCTCGACGTGCCACGGCAGGTTGGTGACGTCGACGACGCCGCCGAGCACCGGCCCGGCGATGCCGAAGGCGGCCGCGGCGACCGCCTCGCCGCCGGCGGCGAGAAACTGTCCGATCAGCGCCTCCAGGCTCGCCGCGCCGCGGCTCGGCAGCGAGGCCTCGCGCCCGAGCGTCAACGCCCCCGACGCCGCGACCCCGTAGATGGCGAGATTGGTCTTCGTGCCGCCGACGTCGCCGGCGAGAACCCAGCGCGCCACGGATCCTCAGCAGGGCCCGCCGCTGCGCGCCGCCGACGCCAGGCTGCGCCAGTGCGCCGTGCCCGGCATGAGGTGGCTCGCCTCCTCCGGTCCGTCGCTGAACGGGTAGTAGTTCGGAAACGACGGCCGCGGCATCTGCGCCCAGCCCTCGAGCACCGAGGTGGCGAAGCGCCAGGCGTACTCGACCTCGTCGGAGCGGGTGAACAGGGCCGCGTCGCCGCGCAGGGCGTCGAGCAGCAGCCGCTCGTAGGCCTCGGGCGACCGCTCGTCGAAGGTGGTGTCGTAGAGGAAATCCATCGTCACGTCGTCGAGCTGCATGCGCATGCCCGGCCGCTTGCTGGCGAAGGACAGGCTGATGCCCTCGTTCGGCTGGATCCGCAGCACCAGGTAGTTCGACCGCGGCTCCGGCGGCGCCACCCCCTCGCGCTGCGCCATCTCGCTGAACAGCAGCATCGGCGGCCGCTTGAAGCGCACCGCGATCTCCGACACCTGCGCCGCCAGGCGTTTGCCCGAGCGCAGCAGGAACGGCACGCCGGCCCAGCGCCAGTTGTCCACGTAGGTGCGCAGGGCGACGAAGGTCTCGGTGGTCGACTGCGGATCGACGCCCTTCTCCTGGCGGTAGCCGGGGACGATCTCGCCCCGGCACTGGCCGACGCCGTACTGGCCGCGCACCGTCGCCTGCGCCACCTCCTCCGGCGACATCGGCAGCAGCGCCCGCAGCACCTTCACCTTCTCGTCGCGCACCGCCTGGCCATCGATCGCCGCCGGCGGCTCCATGGCGAGCAGGCAGAGGAGCTGCATCATGTGGTTCTGCACCATGTCGCGCAACACGCCGGCGGTGTCGTAGTAGGCGCCGCGGCCGCCCTCCATGCCGAGCGTCTCGGCGACGGTGATCTGCACGCTGTCCACGTACCGGCGGTTGAACAGCGGCTCGAAGATCGAATTGCCGAAGCGGAAGGCGAGGATGTTCTGCACCGTCTCTTTCCCGAGGTAGTGGTCGATGCGGTAGATCTGGCTCTCGTCCAGGACGCGACGGATGTCGGCGGTGAGCGCGATGGCGCTCGCCAGGTCGCGGCCGAACGGCTTCTCGATGATCACCCGCGACCACTGCGGCGCCGACGGCGGGCGCAGCAGGCCGCCGCTGGCGAGGCCGGCGACGATGCGCGGGAACAGCGCCGGCGCCACCGACAGGTAGAAGAGGCGGTGGCCGGGCAACTGGCGTTCGCGCTCGATCGCCTCGACCCGCGCCGCGAGCGCCGCCATCGCCGCCGGATCGTCGCCGGCGCCGGCGTGGTAGTGGAGCGCCTGCAGCAGCGGGTGCTGGCGATCGACCGCCCGGCCGGTGCGCTCGCCCAGCACCTCCGCCATCGCGTCGCGGTAGACCTCGTCGGACATCGGCGTGCGCGCCATGCCGACGATCGCGAAGCGCTCCGGCAGGCAGCCCGCCTCGCAGAGGTGGTAGAGGGCCGGCATCAGCTTGCGCTTGGCGAGATCGCCCGAGGCGCCGAAGATCACCACGGTCATCGGGTCCTCGGCGCGCGGCATCGGCGGCCCGCCGTTCGCCGCCCGCTCACCGATCCGCACCGACACCGCGCCGGCACCGCCGGCTCCCGGAGCATCCATGCCCTGCCCTCCTGGCCCGTGGCCACTGGCGTATGGCACATGGCCGCCGGCTCGCCGCCGCGAGCCAACGCCATCGCCTTCAGCTATACGCGATCCGCCGCCCGCTGCCATGCCCTCCCCGCGCCGCCCCGTCCTCGTCGCCGCCGCCGGCTATGCCGGCTTCACGCTGCTCGCCCTGGCGCTGCACGGTGGCTCGCCGCTGTGGTTCGTGTGGATCGGCGAGCGCTGGAGCGAGGGGGTGGTCGACGGCCGCACCGGCTACGATGGGCAGTTCGTGTACTACCTGGCGCGCGACGGCTGGGCCGCGATCCCCCATCTCGACGCGCCCGGCTACCGCATGGCGCGCATCCTCTACCCGCTGCTCGCGGCCGGCCTGAGCGGCGGCCACCCGGCGCTGCTGCCGTGGGCGATGCTGGCGATCAACTACCTCGCGGTGGTCGCCGGCACCGCGCTCCTGGCGCGCTGGCTGGCGGCGCGCGACACCTCGCCGTGGTGGGCGCTCGCCTATGCCGGCGGCGCCGGACTGCTATTCGCCTACTCGCGCGACTGCACCGAGCCGCTGGCGTACGGGCTGGCGGCGGCCGGCGCCATCGCCTGGCTCGAGCGCCGGCTCCGCGCCGGCGGCATCCTGCTGGCGCTGGCGCCGCTGGCGCGCGAGTCGGCCGTGCTCTTCGCCGCCGCGCTGGCGGCCGCCGCCCTGGCGCGGCGGCGCTGGGGCGACGCCCTCGCGCTCGCCGCCACCGCCCTGCCGATCCTCGCCTGGCAGGCGTACCTGATCGCCGCCCTGCCGGGGCCGGCGACCGGCGTCGCCAGCCTGCTGCAATTGCCGCTCGCCGGCGCCTTCCCGATCGCCGACGCCGATCCCGGGCGGCTCGCGGCGCTCGTCCTGGTCGCCCTGCCGCTCGCCGCGCTCGCGCCCGGCGCCCTGGCGTGGATCGTCCGCGAGCCCGCAAGCCCGTTCGCCTGGCTGATCGCCCTCAACGCGCTGCTGGTGCTGAGCGCCCCGGCGCAGACCTACCTGCACGTCCTCGCCCTGGCCCGCGTCGGCCTCGGCGCCCAGGTGGCCCTGCTGCTCGCCTTCCCGCTGCTGTCGCGCGAGCTGCGCGCCGCCGTCGCGGCCTTCGCCGTCGCGCCGATCCTGATCTGGCTCGCCCCGATGCTCTGGTGGGCCCCGTGGACGGCGGTCCGCTAACCCGGGCCGACCCCATCGCCCCCCGTCGCCCGGGAACGCCGACCGGGGGAGCAACGCCGCGCTCGCCGCCCAGCGGGCGGCGATGCCACACGGACCGAACGTGTAGTGTTTGACGCTACATCCCTCCCTTGGTAGCGTCTGCGGCGGCGCATGGCGCAGGTCGTCTTCGACTGGGATCAGTGGAACGTCCAGAAGAACGAGGCGAAGCACGGCGTGTCCCGCCTCGAGGCGGAGAGCGCCTTCTACGATCCCCACGTTCGCCTGTTCGAAGACCGGCAGCACTCCAGCGTGCGCGAGGCGCGCTACATCCTGTACGGACGAAGCCTCGAAGCTCGAGTGCTGATGGTCGGCTTCACCCACAGGGGCGGCCGGGTCCGCGTGATCACGGCGCGCCCCGCCTCGCGAAGGGAGAGAACGATCTATGAAACGAAAGCCTAGCGCCGCGACGCGGCGGCGGCCGGCGATCACGGATTACGATACGCGAGACACCTCGGGCATGGTCGACACGACGAAGCCCCTGACGCTGAAACAGATCGGGCTCGAGCTGCCGCCCGTCCCCCCCACCCAGGTGGTGTCGATCCGGCTGCCCTCGGCGCTGCTCAACCAACTGAAGGCGTACGCTTCGGCGCGGGACGTTCCCTACCAGGCGCTCATCAAGCTGCTCCTGGACGAATCGCTGCGGCGCCGGCGCGCCGCGTGAGCAGCCCTCCAGGGCCCGGCGGCGGTGGCCTGATCCCGCGGCACCCGATCTCGCGAGCGGCGCCGCGCCGGCGCGCTGCCGATTTCGCCATTGGCGCGTCGGACAGGGCGGACCGGCGGCACGGAGACGAGTCGCATCCGGCGCGCGTCGTGGCCGCGCCGCGGCGCCAGGGGCGGCGCCCACGGACGCGGCGGCGGCTCGCCGGACGTCAGGGGGCGGCGGCGATGAGGAGCGTGGCGACGCCGTGGGTCTCGCGGCGGACGGTGCAGACGCGCGTCCCCGGTTTGTGGCCGGGGCGCGCCTCGGAGACGTCGAAGCCGGCGGCGAGCAGGCGGGCGCGCGCGGCGTCGATGTCGGCAACGCGGTAGGAGATGCCCCAGAAGCGATCCGGCGCGGCCGCGGCGCCCAGCGGCGCCGCCAGCTCCACGGTGATGCCGGCGAGGCGGAAGAAGAGGAGCCGCACCCCGCGCGGCTCGAAGGTGCGGTCGAACGCCAGGCGCAGGCCGAGGCGATCGCGGTAGAGCGCGATCGCCGCCTCGGCATCGGCGGTCATCACCACGACGTGGTCGATGCCGTCGACCGCCGCCCGCGGATCGCCGGCGATCGCCGCCGGCGGCAGCGCCGCGGACGGCGCGTCGTGCTGGATGATCAGGAGCGGCACGCCGCGCGTGTCGGCGGGCGGCAGGACGACGGTGCGCCAGCGCCGTTCGGCGCCGCTCGCCGTATCGCGCCCGCTGCCCGGCGTCGGGTCGCCGGCCGCGATGCCGGCGGCGCGCAGCGCGGCGGCGCAGGCCGCCGCGTCGGCGGTGGCGAACGCGAGGGCGTACGGCCCCTCGCCGTGGACCTCGAGGTGGCCGCGCAGCGCCGCGGCGAGCGGCCCCTCGCCGGCGGGCGCGATCAGCTCGACGTAGGTGTTGGCGAGGCGGAAGAGGACGTTCGCGGTCCCCCACCCCGGGTGCACGCCCTGCCACGAGGAGGCGCGGCCGTAGAGCGCGCCGTAGGCGCGCGCCGCGGCGGGGAGATCGCGGACGGCGACGACCACGTGGTCGAGGGCGCTGAGCCCCGGCGCCGCGCTCACTGCCAGCTCTCGACGCCGCTGCGCTCGAGCGACAGTTGATCGTGCGACACCAGCGGGACGGCGTGCGCCTCGTCCTCGAGCCGCTTGAGGAAGCGGCGCAGCTCCTGCTGGCGGGATTCCGACTCGGGGATGATGAAGGTGCGGTAGACCCAGGGCTTGGGAATGTCGTGTTCGATGCCGTCCGCGTTGTTGACGATGTCGCCGACGAACACGTAGCGCCGCTGTCCGTCGCCGCTGCCCACCTGGGCGATGACGATCTGGCTGCCGGGCGTGTGCCCGCCGGCGTCGATGACCGAGACGCCGGGGAACCCGGGCACCGGCATCAACGGCCCGCCGTCGAGACCCACCGGCCGCGCGCAGGCGGCGTCGCGGATCTGCGCCAGCCCGGGGCGGGTGGTGTAGTTGGGGCGCTGCGCCTGGGCGATGGTCATGAACACGGCGACGTCGTGGTCGACGCGCGCGCAGAGCGCGCCGATGCCGCCGGTGTGATCGGTGTGCGGGTGGGTGAAGATGACGCCGCGGACGCGCGCCGCGTCGATGCCGAGCGCCTCGGCCGTCGAGCGGTGGGGCTGCATCGGCTGCGCATCGCGGATCATCTCGATCGGCTTGCCGAAGGCGATCGCCTGCTCGGCGGTCATGCCGGTGTCGATGAGCAGGATGCGGCCGTCCGCCCATTCGAGGACGAACGACGGATGGCTCATGACGAAGGGCGCGCCGGGATCGGGATCGCGGTCGGCCTCGAGCACCCCGGCGCGCGCCATCGGCTGGCTGGCGGTATTGATGATCGACAGGCGCAGCGGCGGATCGTCGACCGGGCGCGCGCCGGCGATGTCGGCCACCGCCGGCAGCGGCGCCCGTTCCGCGTCGATCGCCCGGTGCGCCCACCACAGGCCGCCGGCCGCGAACAGGATCAGACCGATCAGCGATCGCAACAGCCACCGTCCGATTCGTCGCACGCCTCGCCCCTCCGCCGGCGTCTTTGGCACCCCACGGCGCCGGCCGTCAAAGCGCCGCCCACGCTCGTCGGATCGTCGCGCGGACGCAGCGGTTGTCGTCGCCCTCATCATGGACTAGACGGCGAGGCGCATGGCCCAGCCCGCGCCCACTGCGACCTACGACGCCGGCGGCGCCTCGTTCCGCCGCGGCTGGCCGCTGACCCTCACGGCGACCGTCCTCACCGCGACCGTCTGCAGCTTCGCCTACACCCTGCTCGGCGGCGGCCTCGAGGGCTGGCACGCGGTGGTGCGCACCAGCGCCAAGACCTCCCTGCTCTTCTTCCTCGCCGCCTTCGTCGCCTCGTCGCTCCGCCCGCTGTGGCGCACGCCGTTCACCGCCTGGCTGCTCGCCAACCGACGCTACGTCGGGGTGTCGTTCGCGACCTCGCACGCCATCCATCTCGTCGGCATCCTGATGGTGGTGGCGCTGTCGCCCGACTTCTCGCGCGGCGCCACGACCCTGATCTTCGGCGGCCTCGGCTACGTGCTGCTGTTCGCCATGGCGGCGACGTCGTTCGACGGCGCCGTCGCCTGGCTCGGCCGCCGGCGCTGGCAGCTCCTGCACCGGACCGGCATGTACTACCTCTGGCTCATCTTCGCGATCTCGTACCTGCCGCGGGCGCTCGTCGAATCCGCCTGGTACGCGATTCCCGCCGGCGCCCTGCTCGCCGCGCTCGCCCTGCGCTTCGCCGTCTACCGGCGGCAGCGCCGCTGAGAAAAGCGCGGCGCCGTCGTCGCCATCCGTCCCCCGGGGTGTACGCTGAGAGACACCCACGAGAGGAGACGCGATGACCTACACGCTGCCGGACCTGCCGTACGACTACGCGGCGCTCGAGCCGCACTACGCCGCCAGGGTGCTCGAGCTGCACCACGACACGCACCACGCGGCCTACGTGAAGGGCGCCAACGCGACCCTGGAGACACTGGCGGAGGCGCGCGCCCGCGAGGATTTCGCCGCCATCAATCAGTTGCAGAAGAACCTGGCCTTCCACCTCTCCGGCCACGTGCTGCACTCGCTGATGTGGAAGAACCTCTCGCCGCGCGGCGGCGGCCGCCCCGAGGGCGAGCTGGCGGCGGCGATCCACGAGGCCTTCGGCTCCTTCGAGGCCATGCAGCAGCAGGCGAGCGAAGCGGCGAAGAACATCCAGGGCTCGGGCTGGAGCACCCTCGCCTGGGAGCCGGTGGGCCGGTGCCTGGTCGTCGAGCAGGTGCACGACCACCAGGGCAACATCGGCAACGGCACCGTGCCGCTGCTGGTGCTCGACATGTGGGAGCACGCCTACTACCTGCAGTACCAGGCCGCGAAGGGGGACTGGGTGCGCGCCTTCTGGAAGCTCGTCGACTGGCCGGACGTGAGCCAGCGGTTCGCCAAGGCGCGCGCGCTCGACCTCGGCCTCTGAGCACCCTACCCGCTCACGGTTTCACGGCGCCGGCGGCGTAGGCGACGGCGGCGGCGGTGGTGAGCATCTCGGCCCGCGACAGCACGACGGTGTAGCGGGCGGCGGCGAGATCGCGGGCGGCGGTGAGCAGCTCGACGATGTCGCTGAGGCCGACCTTGTAGGTCGCGAAGGTGCTCGCATAGGCGTCCTCCGAGGCGGCGAGCAACGCCGCCGCGAACTCCACCTTGCGCACCGCGGCGCGATAGTCGTGATAGCTGCGCCAGACGCCGGCCACCGCATCGAGCTCGCTCGCCGCCAGCTCGGCGCGCGCCGCGGCGGTGGCGTGCTCGGCTTCGCGCAGCGCGTTGGCGCGCTCGAAGCCGGTGAACAGCGGCCAGTCGAGGGTGAACAGGGTGTCGTAGGTGGGCTCGTTGGCGCGCAGGTTCGACATGGCGGCGGCCTGGTAGTTCCAGATCTGCTGGCCGTAGGCGCCGCGGAAGCCGATCGTCGGCAGGAAGTCGGCGCGCGCCTTCGCCACCTGGGCCTCGGCGGCGCGCAGCTCGGCGGCGCGCGCCGCCAGGTCGGGGCGGTCGCGCAGGGCGTCGGCGATGACCGATTCGACGGCCTCGGCGAGCGTCTCCGGCGCCTGCGCCGCCAGCGGTTCGATGCGCAGCGGCCGATCGGCGCGGACGCCGAGCGCCAGCGCCAGGTCGGCCTCGCCGTTCTTCACCCCGACCACCGCGTTCTCGACGTCGTAGCGGGCCTGGGCGTCGAGCTGGCGCGCCAGCAGGACCTCGGGCTTGGTGGCAAGCCCGACCGCCAGACGCTGCTCGGACGCTGCCAGCACCGTCCGCGCCAGATCCAGGTTGCGGTCGGCTGCCGTCTCCAGGCCCTTCGCCGCGTCGAGCCGGTAGAACGCGCGCTGCGTCGCGAACACCACGTCCTGCAGCCGCCGGTTGAAGCGGAAGTTGGCCGCCAACAGTTGCTGGCGGGCGCGCTCCGCCGACTGCGCCGTGCGACCGAAGTCGAGCAGCGTGTAGGTCAGGGCGATCTCGGGTTCGAAGGCGTGCAGGTGCACGGTCAGCGGCGCGTCCGGCACCGCCTCGAGATTGCGCTTCACCGGCCGGGCGCCGGCCTCGGCGCGCAGCGTCGGGTAGTACGGCGCCAGCGATCGGCCGTAGGCGGCGGCGGCCTGGCGCGCCGACTCCCAGGCGGCGCGGGTGTCGGGGTTGTTGCGCAGCGCGAGGTCGATCAGCGCCGGCAGGTCGTAGACCTCGGCCGGGTCGGGCGGCGCCTGCAGCGCCTCCCGTGAGGCGTCCGGCGCCGGCCGCGGCGCCGCCGCCGGCTCGCTCGGCTGCCAGCTCTCGTGCGCCCGCGGCGGCGCCAGCGCCTCCGGCGCCCAGGCGCGGCGCACGTCGGGCGGCGCCTGCCAGACCCCACAGCCGGCGAGCAGCGCGCCGAGCAGCGCCGCCGCGGCGCGGGCTTTACTCCGCCCGAGCGTTCGTGTCTCTAGAGTCGCCATGTTCGCCGGGACGCCTCGCCCACCCGCCACCGCCGTGCGGCGCCGTGCATATACGACGGCGGCGCGGCGGCCAATCCTCGCCGCGGCGGCGCTGGTGCCGGGCTACGATCCGCTCTTCGACCTCGAGGGCGCGTTCTTCCCGTCGTGGATGCTCTGTCTGCTGATCGGCATCGCGCTCACCGTCGCCTTCCGCCTGCTCTTCGCGCGCCTCGGCCTCGAGCCCCACCTCGGCCCGTTGCCCGTGGTCTACGGCTGCCTGGCGCTGCTGCTCGGCATGAGCGCCTGGCTGCTCTTCTTCCGGGCCTGACGTGGCGGCGGCGCGCGACACCGTGCTGCGCCTCACCGGTCGCCTGCTCGGCGCCGGCATCGTCATCGCCACCATCGCCATGGGCGCGGTCGTCTACCGCCTCCTCTACGACGAGCCGCGCACCGACGACGCCTACGTCCGCGCCAACACCATCGGCATCGCGCCGCACGTCGGCGGGCCGATCGTCGCCCTGCCGATCGTCGACAACCAGCGGGTGCAGGCCGGGGATCTGCTCTTCGTCGTCGACCCGCGCCCCTACGAGGCGGTGCTCGACCAGGCCCGCGCCCAGCTCGCGCTCACCGATCTCGAGATCCGCGGCTATCAGCAGGCGGTCGACGCCGCCGCCGCCACGGTGGCGGCGCGCGAGGCGGAGGCGCAGTACGCCGACGACTACCTGCGCCGCGTCGAGCCGCTGCTCGCCAGCCAGTTCGTCACCCGCGACCAGGTCGAGGATGCGCGCAGCAAGGCGCGGGCGGCGCGCGCCGCCGTCGCCGCCGCGCGCGCCGAGCTGCGCCGGCAGCAGGACCTGCTCGGCCAGCTCGGCGACGTCAACGCGCGCCGCCAGGCGGCGCAGGCGGCGGTCGACGACGCGGCGCTCAACGTCGGCTACTGCTCGGTGCGGGCGCCGTTCGACGGCTACGTCACCAATCTGAACATCGCCGTCGGCCAGTACGCCAACAAGGGCGAGGAGGTGTTCGCGCTGGTGGACGACCGCGAGTGGTACGTGATGGCCAATTTCCGCGAGTCGTTCCTCACCCACATCGCGCCCGGCATGCCGGCCGAGGTCTACCTGGTGAGCTACCCGGCGCGCCGCTTCCGCGGCCGCGTGCAGGGCATCGGCTGGGCGCTCTACCAGCGCAACGGCGCCAGCGTCGGCGTCCTGCCGGCCACCGAGCCGACGTTGAACTGGGTGCGCCTCGCCCAGCGCTTCCCGGTGCGCATCGTGCTCGAGGAGCGCGATCCGGACCGCCCGTTCCGCATGGGCCAGACCGCGGTGGTGACGGTGCGCGGCGGGCGCTGACGTGCCGCGTCCGGCGCCCCTCTTCCCCGCCGCGCTGCGCCAGGAGCTGGCGCCGACGCCCGGCCGCTGGCGGCAGTCGCTGCTCGTCGCCGCCTGCTCGAGCGTCGGCCTGCTGGTGGCGACGGCGCTGCAGTTCGCCACCTTCCCGGCGCCGCTGCTGGCCTTCCGCGGCGCCCTGCCGACCACCGCCCACAGCGTCGCGCTGCTGCTGCTGCGCCTGGCGGCGATCGCCGGCGGCGGCATCGCCGGCGTCTGGCTCGCCGGCGTCGCCGTGCAGGTGCCGTGGCTGCTGCTGCCGGCGTTCTTCCTCGTCATCACCGCCCTCATGTACATGGTGCCGATCCGCCAGAATCCCGTCGCCGGCTACTGCCTGGCGCTGATGGTGGTGGTCGTCACCTACGGCGGCATCTTCGCGCCCCTGCGGATCGGCGAGACGGCGCTGACCCTCGGCGTCGGCTTCGCCATCGGCATCCTGGTGTCGGCGGGCTTCTGGTTCCTGCGCGCCCTGCCGCCGCCGCGCCAGCGGCTGGCCGTCGCGCTGGCGGCGCACTTCACCCGGCTGCGCCGGGTCCTCGCCGCGGCCGGGGCGCGCTTCCGCGCCGCCGAGCCGCTGCCGACCGGCGCCGAGACGCCGCCGCT is a window from the bacterium genome containing:
- a CDS encoding BrnT family toxin, yielding MAQVVFDWDQWNVQKNEAKHGVSRLEAESAFYDPHVRLFEDRQHSSVREARYILYGRSLEARVLMVGFTHRGGRVRVITARPASRRERTIYETKA
- a CDS encoding glucokinase, producing MARWVLAGDVGGTKTNLAIYGVAASGALTLGREASLPSRGAASLEALIGQFLAAGGEAVAAAAFGIAGPVLGGVVDVTNLPWHVEAPALARRIGCPAVRLLNDLETTAYGALHLDDASLLVLSAGSPFPGNRAVIAAGTGLGQGLLFWDGARYHPSASEGGHVDFGPRDAREDALAQFLRPRVGRVTWERVLSGPGLHNLFAFLVEGEGRRIEPAVQARLAAGDASAVIGELGVSGGCPVCVEAVELFVSLYGSQAGNLALSALAVGGVYVGGGIVTKLLPKITGGSFLRAFLDKAPHQALLRRMPLSVILTPKASLLGAAHVAAEML
- the zwf gene encoding glucose-6-phosphate dehydrogenase — its product is MDAPGAGGAGAVSVRIGERAANGGPPMPRAEDPMTVVIFGASGDLAKRKLMPALYHLCEAGCLPERFAIVGMARTPMSDEVYRDAMAEVLGERTGRAVDRQHPLLQALHYHAGAGDDPAAMAALAARVEAIERERQLPGHRLFYLSVAPALFPRIVAGLASGGLLRPPSAPQWSRVIIEKPFGRDLASAIALTADIRRVLDESQIYRIDHYLGKETVQNILAFRFGNSIFEPLFNRRYVDSVQITVAETLGMEGGRGAYYDTAGVLRDMVQNHMMQLLCLLAMEPPAAIDGQAVRDEKVKVLRALLPMSPEEVAQATVRGQYGVGQCRGEIVPGYRQEKGVDPQSTTETFVALRTYVDNWRWAGVPFLLRSGKRLAAQVSEIAVRFKRPPMLLFSEMAQREGVAPPEPRSNYLVLRIQPNEGISLSFASKRPGMRMQLDDVTMDFLYDTTFDERSPEAYERLLLDALRGDAALFTRSDEVEYAWRFATSVLEGWAQMPRPSFPNYYPFSDGPEEASHLMPGTAHWRSLASAARSGGPC
- a CDS encoding TolC family protein, with protein sequence MATLETRTLGRSKARAAAALLGALLAGCGVWQAPPDVRRAWAPEALAPPRAHESWQPSEPAAAPRPAPDASREALQAPPDPAEVYDLPALIDLALRNNPDTRAAWESARQAAAAYGRSLAPYYPTLRAEAGARPVKRNLEAVPDAPLTVHLHAFEPEIALTYTLLDFGRTAQSAERARQQLLAANFRFNRRLQDVVFATQRAFYRLDAAKGLETAADRNLDLARTVLAASEQRLAVGLATKPEVLLARQLDAQARYDVENAVVGVKNGEADLALALGVRADRPLRIEPLAAQAPETLAEAVESVIADALRDRPDLAARAAELRAAEAQVAKARADFLPTIGFRGAYGQQIWNYQAAAMSNLRANEPTYDTLFTLDWPLFTGFERANALREAEHATAAARAELAASELDAVAGVWRSYHDYRAAVRKVEFAAALLAASEDAYASTFATYKVGLSDIVELLTAARDLAAARYTVVLSRAEMLTTAAAVAYAAGAVKP
- a CDS encoding VOC family protein, whose translation is MSAAPGLSALDHVVVAVRDLPAAARAYGALYGRASSWQGVHPGWGTANVLFRLANTYVELIAPAGEGPLAAALRGHLEVHGEGPYALAFATADAAACAAALRAAGIAAGDPTPGSGRDTASGAERRWRTVVLPPADTRGVPLLIIQHDAPSAALPPAAIAGDPRAAVDGIDHVVVMTADAEAAIALYRDRLGLRLAFDRTFEPRGVRLLFFRLAGITVELAAPLGAAAAPDRFWGISYRVADIDAARARLLAAGFDVSEARPGHKPGTRVCTVRRETHGVATLLIAAAP
- a CDS encoding biotin/lipoyl-binding protein, which gives rise to MGAVVYRLLYDEPRTDDAYVRANTIGIAPHVGGPIVALPIVDNQRVQAGDLLFVVDPRPYEAVLDQARAQLALTDLEIRGYQQAVDAAAATVAAREAEAQYADDYLRRVEPLLASQFVTRDQVEDARSKARAARAAVAAARAELRRQQDLLGQLGDVNARRQAAQAAVDDAALNVGYCSVRAPFDGYVTNLNIAVGQYANKGEEVFALVDDREWYVMANFRESFLTHIAPGMPAEVYLVSYPARRFRGRVQGIGWALYQRNGASVGVLPATEPTLNWVRLAQRFPVRIVLEERDPDRPFRMGQTAVVTVRGGR
- a CDS encoding superoxide dismutase, which codes for MTYTLPDLPYDYAALEPHYAARVLELHHDTHHAAYVKGANATLETLAEARAREDFAAINQLQKNLAFHLSGHVLHSLMWKNLSPRGGGRPEGELAAAIHEAFGSFEAMQQQASEAAKNIQGSGWSTLAWEPVGRCLVVEQVHDHQGNIGNGTVPLLVLDMWEHAYYLQYQAAKGDWVRAFWKLVDWPDVSQRFAKARALDLGL
- a CDS encoding MBL fold metallo-hydrolase produces the protein MRRIGRWLLRSLIGLILFAAGGLWWAHRAIDAERAPLPAVADIAGARPVDDPPLRLSIINTASQPMARAGVLEADRDPDPGAPFVMSHPSFVLEWADGRILLIDTGMTAEQAIAFGKPIEMIRDAQPMQPHRSTAEALGIDAARVRGVIFTHPHTDHTGGIGALCARVDHDVAVFMTIAQAQRPNYTTRPGLAQIRDAACARPVGLDGGPLMPVPGFPGVSVIDAGGHTPGSQIVIAQVGSGDGQRRYVFVGDIVNNADGIEHDIPKPWVYRTFIIPESESRQQELRRFLKRLEDEAHAVPLVSHDQLSLERSGVESWQ